In Trichocoleus sp. FACHB-46, a single genomic region encodes these proteins:
- a CDS encoding HNH endonuclease: MPQPCELCQREMSALTAHHLIPRQKTKRQGQDPSPTIQICSACHRQIHTLYDNSHLALHLNTLEKLKQDPQLQKFLAWVHKQDPNKRVKIDRKR, from the coding sequence ATGCCTCAGCCCTGCGAACTTTGCCAGCGAGAGATGTCTGCCCTTACCGCACACCACCTGATTCCTCGTCAAAAGACGAAACGCCAGGGTCAAGACCCCAGCCCCACCATTCAAATCTGCTCCGCCTGTCACCGTCAAATCCATACGCTCTACGACAACTCCCATCTGGCCCTCCACCTGAATACTCTGGAGAAGCTGAAGCAAGACCCACAGCTACAAAAATTCCTTGCCTGGGTTCACAAGCAAGACCCGAATAAGCGAGTGAAAATCGATCGAAAGCGTTGA
- a CDS encoding VOC family protein, translated as MRITASAISLNVDDVTASARFIKQHFGFSEQMSADGFVSLGREDAGFNLVFIKTGLKSFKPIHMREHRADGLLIAFVVDDIDTEYARLQAEGVPITTPIETEPWGERFFQVTDPNGVVIQLVQWITQPGSGAA; from the coding sequence ATGAGAATTACAGCTTCCGCCATTTCATTGAATGTGGATGATGTTACGGCATCAGCTAGGTTTATCAAACAGCATTTTGGTTTCAGTGAGCAGATGTCAGCCGATGGCTTCGTATCCCTTGGCAGAGAAGATGCTGGATTCAATCTGGTCTTCATAAAAACGGGATTAAAAAGCTTCAAACCCATTCACATGAGGGAACATCGAGCAGATGGTTTGTTAATAGCATTTGTCGTAGATGATATCGACACTGAATACGCACGACTACAAGCTGAAGGTGTACCGATCACAACTCCAATCGAGACTGAACCCTGGGGTGAACGATTTTTTCAAGTGACAGACCCCAACGGTGTGGTGATTCAATTGGTTCAATGGATCACTCAACCCGGTAGCGGGGCTGCTTGA
- a CDS encoding MarR family winged helix-turn-helix transcriptional regulator: protein MSEPSANGSAFTDLILEVFRLNGLLLEAGDRLTHPVGLSSARWQVLGVVEHQPTPVANVARIMGLTRQSVQQTADALASDGFITYTDNPHHRRAKLMTITLKGRKALDYIQKCQIDWANQVSETLSLEALKTAGTVLRQLEERLETYTTDGVDE, encoded by the coding sequence ATGAGTGAGCCAAGCGCCAATGGCAGTGCCTTCACCGACCTTATCCTTGAGGTCTTTCGGCTAAATGGGCTTTTGTTAGAAGCGGGCGATCGCTTGACCCATCCGGTTGGCTTAAGCAGCGCCCGTTGGCAAGTGCTTGGCGTTGTGGAACATCAACCGACACCCGTTGCTAATGTTGCTCGGATCATGGGGCTAACTCGACAGAGTGTTCAGCAAACCGCTGATGCCCTGGCAAGCGATGGATTTATTACCTATACCGACAATCCCCACCATCGTCGTGCCAAGTTAATGACGATTACGCTAAAAGGTCGTAAAGCCTTAGATTACATACAAAAATGCCAGATCGATTGGGCAAATCAAGTTAGTGAAACGCTTTCGTTAGAAGCATTAAAAACGGCTGGGACGGTTTTACGGCAACTTGAAGAACGGCTCGAAACTTACACAACAGATGGAGTGGACGAGTAA
- a CDS encoding HU family DNA-binding protein, protein MNKGELVDAVAEKANVTKKQAEAAITAVFDVIQIGLAATNRCCSGTYGERDWLCTG, encoded by the coding sequence ATGAACAAAGGTGAACTCGTAGATGCCGTGGCGGAAAAAGCCAACGTGACCAAGAAGCAAGCTGAAGCCGCGATCACGGCTGTGTTTGACGTGATTCAAATTGGATTAGCTGCAACAAATCGATGTTGCTCCGGCACATATGGCGAAAGGGATTGGCTCTGCACTGGTTAA
- a CDS encoding DUF4174 domain-containing protein, which produces MQSLPVLVFLSLLQGCVDTQPFILMSDLPNPPQSQFPKVASVAVTSSRSQGVEFRLSDYQWQNRILLVFAPSTGSSDYRQQRQIWQTDQAGVEDRDLKLVAVLETGESQVDGQSISAASADGLRRQFGVSVEEFAAILVGKDGTEKQRSQAPMDLAMLYRTIDVMPMRQQEMRSRP; this is translated from the coding sequence ATGCAGTCTTTACCTGTACTTGTTTTTCTGTCCCTGCTACAGGGCTGTGTTGACACTCAGCCTTTCATCTTGATGAGTGATTTACCAAACCCGCCTCAATCCCAATTCCCCAAAGTAGCGAGCGTTGCTGTGACCTCCAGTCGCTCACAGGGAGTTGAATTCAGGTTGAGTGACTATCAATGGCAAAACCGCATTTTGTTGGTCTTTGCCCCTTCAACTGGTTCATCCGATTATCGACAGCAGAGGCAAATATGGCAGACGGATCAGGCAGGTGTAGAGGATCGTGACCTCAAGTTAGTAGCAGTTTTGGAAACTGGAGAGAGCCAGGTCGATGGGCAATCCATCAGTGCGGCATCGGCAGACGGACTCAGACGACAATTTGGTGTTTCTGTTGAAGAGTTTGCGGCAATTTTAGTTGGCAAAGACGGCACAGAAAAACAGCGAAGCCAGGCCCCGATGGATTTAGCCATGCTATACCGCACCATCGATGTCATGCCGATGCGCCAGCAAGAAATGCGGTCTCGACCATAG
- a CDS encoding cupin domain-containing protein, producing the protein MAEQHPLLVKAEQIAANLHSFSHPWNPNSELTGTQLGKTVGLQRTGVNFIRVPPGKESFIYHSHHREEEWIYILSGRGVAEIDGTELEVGAGDFMGFPTPSVAHHLKNTGDEDLVYLAGGENLDIEIAEFPRLKKRMIRREGAIDIYDFADAKPFEPLDT; encoded by the coding sequence ATGGCAGAGCAACACCCTTTGCTTGTGAAAGCCGAACAAATTGCGGCGAACTTGCACAGCTTTTCCCACCCCTGGAATCCAAACTCCGAACTGACAGGAACTCAGTTAGGCAAGACGGTTGGACTTCAGCGCACAGGAGTCAACTTCATCAGAGTTCCTCCGGGTAAAGAATCTTTCATCTATCATTCTCACCATCGGGAAGAAGAATGGATTTACATCTTATCGGGTCGTGGTGTTGCCGAAATTGATGGGACAGAATTGGAAGTTGGTGCTGGAGATTTTATGGGATTTCCCACACCTTCAGTCGCTCATCATCTTAAAAATACTGGGGATGAGGATCTGGTATATCTGGCTGGAGGAGAAAATTTAGATATCGAAATCGCCGAGTTTCCGCGTTTAAAAAAACGAATGATCCGAAGGGAAGGAGCGATCGACATCTATGATTTTGCCGATGCCAAACCCTTTGAACCATTGGATACCTAA
- a CDS encoding nucleotidyltransferase domain-containing protein yields MNEPLPQFIHPIVDRLRSIEGIVAIALGGSRARGNHTPKSDVDLGLYYQPENPPDLLALNHLASELDDKHRTNLITPIGEWGKWMNGGGWLKIEGIPVDFLYRDVVQVNHVIDECHRGHITIDYQPGHPHGFVSSIYMGEVALGLPLHDSHGVLAALKAKTTPYPAKLKEATINKFAWEISFSLVVAQKAVARGDAAYAAGCCFRCVACMNQVLFALNEMYLLNEKSAVALANGFTLCPLNYQQRVESVFALLAADAESIREAIAILDEIERELSQWYGDRRLTM; encoded by the coding sequence ATGAACGAGCCATTGCCCCAGTTCATTCATCCTATCGTCGATCGCTTGCGCTCAATTGAGGGAATTGTGGCGATCGCGTTGGGTGGCTCAAGAGCAAGAGGCAACCATACCCCGAAGTCAGATGTAGATCTGGGGCTATATTACCAGCCAGAAAACCCGCCGGATCTCCTAGCGCTCAATCACCTCGCCTCTGAGTTGGACGACAAGCATCGTACAAACTTAATTACCCCGATCGGTGAGTGGGGAAAGTGGATGAATGGTGGAGGATGGCTAAAAATTGAAGGCATTCCAGTGGATTTCCTCTATCGAGATGTGGTTCAAGTCAACCACGTCATTGATGAATGCCATAGGGGGCACATCACGATCGACTATCAGCCCGGACACCCTCACGGTTTTGTGTCTTCGATCTACATGGGTGAAGTTGCTCTGGGTCTGCCACTTCACGATTCACATGGCGTTTTAGCTGCCTTGAAAGCTAAGACAACGCCTTACCCGGCAAAGCTTAAGGAAGCAACCATAAACAAATTCGCTTGGGAAATCAGTTTCTCACTGGTAGTGGCTCAAAAAGCAGTTGCACGGGGTGATGCTGCCTATGCCGCAGGTTGCTGTTTTCGCTGTGTGGCCTGTATGAATCAAGTACTCTTCGCACTAAATGAGATGTACCTGCTGAATGAGAAGAGCGCTGTGGCACTTGCGAATGGCTTTACGCTTTGTCCTCTTAACTATCAGCAACGGGTTGAGTCAGTGTTCGCATTGTTAGCGGCTGATGCAGAATCGATCAGGGAGGCGATCGCTATCCTGGATGAAATTGAGCGGGAATTGAGCCAGTGGTATGGCGATCGGCGGTTGACGATGTAG
- a CDS encoding glutathione S-transferase gives MITVHHLNNSRSQRILWLLEELGLEYDIKYYERDPKTLLAPVSLRQVHPLGKSPVITDGTLTLAESGAIIEYLVEQYGEGRFAPPPGTPERSRYTYWLHYAEGSAMPPLLLKLVFDRIEQQPLPFFVKPIARLITSRTKKAFITPQITQHLNYLESELEKTLWFAGNEFTAADIQMSFPIEAAVVRGGLNASRPRLMEFCDRIHSRPAYKRALERGGTYQLMS, from the coding sequence TTGATTACTGTCCATCACTTAAATAATTCGCGTTCCCAGCGCATTCTGTGGCTACTGGAAGAATTGGGTTTAGAGTATGACATCAAGTACTATGAGCGTGATCCCAAAACGCTGTTAGCCCCTGTATCGTTGCGGCAGGTGCATCCTCTAGGCAAATCGCCTGTCATCACTGATGGAACACTAACACTAGCAGAATCCGGAGCCATCATTGAATACCTGGTAGAGCAATACGGCGAAGGGCGATTCGCACCTCCACCCGGTACGCCAGAGCGATCGCGCTATACGTACTGGTTGCATTATGCCGAAGGCTCAGCGATGCCGCCCTTGCTACTCAAGCTGGTCTTCGATCGCATTGAACAACAACCGCTGCCCTTTTTCGTCAAACCGATCGCGCGCCTGATCACCAGCCGGACTAAAAAAGCATTCATCACGCCTCAAATCACCCAGCATTTGAATTATCTCGAATCAGAACTGGAGAAAACCCTCTGGTTTGCTGGAAATGAATTTACGGCTGCTGATATTCAGATGAGCTTTCCAATTGAAGCAGCAGTCGTGCGGGGTGGGTTGAATGCTAGTCGTCCACGATTGATGGAATTTTGCGATCGCATTCATTCTCGCCCAGCATACAAACGAGCCTTAGAGCGTGGTGGAACGTACCAGCTTATGAGTTAA